Proteins found in one Asterias rubens chromosome 12, eAstRub1.3, whole genome shotgun sequence genomic segment:
- the LOC117297711 gene encoding uncharacterized protein LOC117297711 — protein MDIHKDAMYNELFADQQDADFQTYTQVALEMVLTGIVLILERQAKDQLEGGKYFNPTPTQQESAKNVPTTNTVSERDFAILDILVRLKPAASSHAYEIYILWLNNKPSEWLDQMDPVEKSALLDKARHRYGSIRAQYLIRKDILKQQHLESLRVKQSKKDKQEQRSIVNKVAATDAIVEFGGVWKLDEVARKLESLSTQKRKAALIAQLKYHKKVLNSKGDHRLFNKFRHGAPTGATLNARLEILMGISQESGILVVEYGSWFQSLAVLGKNYFWWQLVLDDSIWRESGL, from the exons ATGGATATCCATAAAGACGCAATGTATAATGAACTCTTTGCAGACCAGCAAGATGCCGACTTCCAAACTTACACCCAAGTTGCACTAGAAATGGTACTGACAGggattgttttaattcttgaGCGACAAGCGAAAGACCAGCTCGAGGGTGGAAAGTACTTTAACCCAACCCCAACTCAGCAAGAATCTGCCAAGAATGTACCAACCACCAACACAGTGTCAGAGCGGGATTTCGCCATTTTAGATATATTAGTCAGACTGAAGCCAGCTGCATCGTCCCATGCATATGAAATTTACATTCTATGGCTTAACAATAAACCAAGTGAGTGGCTGGACCAAATGGATCCTGTAGAGAAGAGTGCTCTGTTGGATAAGGCCAGGCATCGCTACGGCTCAATAAGAGCACAGTACCTAATAAGGAAGGATATACTCAAACAACAACACTTAGAATCCCTAAGGGTAAAACAGtctaaaaaagacaaacaagagCAAAGAAGTATAGTTAATAAAGTTGCGGCAACTGATGCCATTGTTGAGTTTGGTGGAGTATGGAAGTTGGATGAGGTAGCAAGAAAGTTGGAGTCACTGAGTACACAAAAAAGAAAGGCTGCACTAATTGCACAACTTAAGTATCACAAGAAGGTTCTTAACTCCAAAGGAGACCATAGATTGTTTAATAAATTTAGGCACGGT GCTCCAACTGGAGCAACACTCAATGCGAGATTAGAGATTCTGATGGGGATTAGTCAGGAGTCTGGGATACTGGTGGTGGAGTACGGTAGCTGGTTCCAGTCTCTTGCCGTGCTtgggaaaaattacttctggTGGCAGTTGGTCTTGGATGACAGTATTTGGAGGGAGAGTGGATTGTGA
- the LOC117297636 gene encoding splicing regulatory glutamine/lysine-rich protein 1-like isoform X2: MAGVNTRVVQATNISPVATVQQLQTLFGYLGKIEELRLFPKEDSVLPVTTRVCFIVYEDSSSVGVAQHLTNTVFIDRALVIVAVPEGKIPDEHQALQLTNSQGNGASSGLMPAPGSGLLPTPPQPLMSQIPDLNSLTALTASQSTTSPAILGMDPTFAALGLPQPPPLNNVDPTKIEEIRRTVYVGNLDSGTVTAEQLLSFFQHVGEVKYVRMAGDETQPTRFAFVEFTDTGSVAKALAYNGVMFAGRPLKINHSNNAIVKPPAKTAEVAQRELAETMKQVRDAQALIQKAIEPEDLEKEKEKEEKRKRSKSRSRSRHRTRSRSRSRRRRSRSPRRSSRRSRSRGRRSRSRTPPRRRSRTPPRRRSPRRSPRRSPPRRRTRSRTPPRRKKSRERSRSRDRRSRSRDRRHRSKTPPKSYRASRTSRSRSRSPPPVPASRSRHRTKSLSRSRSKSPSKSRSRSRSGSPRRSKHKKDKKGREHERSKDRDSRSSRKHKKDRDRDRERDRDRRKDRSRDRGRDRSRDKDRDGEHKEKDKKNIKVKRDYDEEEKGYDSDKVKGSGSSSEGDDDKGGMKIQVVMGEGSHSGGTVDVDTNVQDMDMDVESD, translated from the exons ATGGCTGGTGTAAATACCAGGGTGGTACAGGCGACAAACATTTCCCCAGTGGCAACCGTGCAACAACTGCAAACGTTGTTTGGGTATCTGGGCAAAATTGAAGAGCTAAGACTTTTTCCAAAGGA GGACTCTGTTTTGCCTGTAACAACTCGAGTGTGTTTCATAGTGTATGAAGATTCATCAAGTGTAGGAGTAGCACAACATCTTACAAATACAGTGTTCATTGATAGAGCACTTGTAATTGTTGCTGTTCCAGAAG GCAAGATACCTGATGAACACCAGGCTTTACAGCTGACAAACTCTCAAGGAAATGGAGCGTCCTCCGGATTGATGCCTGCTCCAGGAAGTGGCCTACTACCTACACCACCACAACCACTCATGTCTCAG ATCCCTGACCTGAATTCCCTGACTGCATTAACAGCCTCCCAGTCTACAACTTCACCAGCTATCCTGGGAATGGATCCAACCTTCGCTGCTTTAGGACTACCCCAGCCCCCTCCACTTAATAACGTTGATCCTACAAAGATCGAAGAAATTCGTAGGACTGTTTATGTTGGCAATCTTGATTCAGGC acCGTAACAGCAGAACAGCTTTTGAGTTTTTTCCAACACGTTGGTGAAGTGAAGTATGTTCGCATGGCTGGTGATGAGACCCAGCCGACTCGCTTTGCGTTTGTGGAGTTTACCGATACCGGCTCCGTGGCTAAGGCCTTGGCTTACAATGGTGTGATGTTCGCAGGAAGGCCACTTAA GATAAATCATTCCAATAATGCCATCGTCAAACCCCCTGCCAAAACTGCTGAAGTCGCTCAGAGAGAATTGGCCGAAACTATGAAGCAAGTTCGAGATGCACAAGCTCTTATTCAAAAAGCTATAGAACCAG AGgatttagaaaaagaaaaagaaaaagaggaaaagagaaagcGCAGTAAGTCACGTTCACGTAGTCGTCACCGCACCAGATCTCGATCTCGCTCACGTCGTCGAAGGTCCCGCTCACCGAGACGATCTTCTAGAAGATCCCGGTCTCGCGGTCGACGATCACGTTCCCGCACTCCTCCAAGAAGACGTTCGCGCACACCGCCAAGAAGACGATCACCGAGAAGATCTCCAAGACGTTCACCTCCGAGACGTAGGACAAGGTCTCGTACTCCACCAAGACGTAAGAAGAGTAGAGAACGATCACGCAGCAGAGACAGGCGATCAAGATCAAG GGACCGTCGTCATCGCTCCAAGACTCCACCTAAGAGTTATCGAGCATCCAGGACATCACGAAGTAGGAGCAG GAGTCCCCCACCAGTTCCAGCATCCCGCTCAAGACATCGTACCAAATCACTTTCTCGATCACGTTCCAAGTCGCCTTCTAAATCAAGATCGAGGTCAAGATCTGGATCTCCTAGAAGAAGCAA GCATAAGAAGGACAAGAAAGGGAGAGAGCATGAGAGAAGCAAAGACCGAGACAGCCGCAGCAGCAGGAAACACAAGAAGGACAGAGACAGGGATCGCGAACGAGACAGAGATCGTAGAAAGGATCGCAGCCGCGATCGAGGAAGAGATCGTAGTCGCGATAAAGATCGAGACGGCGAACATaaagaaaaagacaagaaaaatatcaaagtcAAGCGTGATTACGACGAGGAAGAGAAAGGTTATGATAGTGACAAGGTCAAGGGGTCAGGTTCATCTAGTGAGGGTGATGACGATAAGGGTGGGATGAAAATCCAGGTCGTAATGGGGGAAGGAAGTCACTCTGGTGGGACCGTAGACGTAGATACTAATGTTCAAGATATGGACATGGATGTGGAATCTGATTAG
- the LOC117297636 gene encoding splicing regulatory glutamine/lysine-rich protein 1-like isoform X1, which translates to MAGVNTRVVQATNISPVATVQQLQTLFGYLGKIEELRLFPKEDSVLPVTTRVCFIVYEDSSSVGVAQHLTNTVFIDRALVIVAVPEGKIPDEHQALQLTNSQGNGASSGLMPAPGSGLLPTPPQPLMSQIPDLNSLTALTASQSTTSPAILGMDPTFAALGLPQPPPLNNVDPTKIEEIRRTVYVGNLDSGVSSTVTAEQLLSFFQHVGEVKYVRMAGDETQPTRFAFVEFTDTGSVAKALAYNGVMFAGRPLKINHSNNAIVKPPAKTAEVAQRELAETMKQVRDAQALIQKAIEPEDLEKEKEKEEKRKRSKSRSRSRHRTRSRSRSRRRRSRSPRRSSRRSRSRGRRSRSRTPPRRRSRTPPRRRSPRRSPRRSPPRRRTRSRTPPRRKKSRERSRSRDRRSRSRDRRHRSKTPPKSYRASRTSRSRSRSPPPVPASRSRHRTKSLSRSRSKSPSKSRSRSRSGSPRRSKHKKDKKGREHERSKDRDSRSSRKHKKDRDRDRERDRDRRKDRSRDRGRDRSRDKDRDGEHKEKDKKNIKVKRDYDEEEKGYDSDKVKGSGSSSEGDDDKGGMKIQVVMGEGSHSGGTVDVDTNVQDMDMDVESD; encoded by the exons ATGGCTGGTGTAAATACCAGGGTGGTACAGGCGACAAACATTTCCCCAGTGGCAACCGTGCAACAACTGCAAACGTTGTTTGGGTATCTGGGCAAAATTGAAGAGCTAAGACTTTTTCCAAAGGA GGACTCTGTTTTGCCTGTAACAACTCGAGTGTGTTTCATAGTGTATGAAGATTCATCAAGTGTAGGAGTAGCACAACATCTTACAAATACAGTGTTCATTGATAGAGCACTTGTAATTGTTGCTGTTCCAGAAG GCAAGATACCTGATGAACACCAGGCTTTACAGCTGACAAACTCTCAAGGAAATGGAGCGTCCTCCGGATTGATGCCTGCTCCAGGAAGTGGCCTACTACCTACACCACCACAACCACTCATGTCTCAG ATCCCTGACCTGAATTCCCTGACTGCATTAACAGCCTCCCAGTCTACAACTTCACCAGCTATCCTGGGAATGGATCCAACCTTCGCTGCTTTAGGACTACCCCAGCCCCCTCCACTTAATAACGTTGATCCTACAAAGATCGAAGAAATTCGTAGGACTGTTTATGTTGGCAATCTTGATTCAGGCGTGAGTTCG acCGTAACAGCAGAACAGCTTTTGAGTTTTTTCCAACACGTTGGTGAAGTGAAGTATGTTCGCATGGCTGGTGATGAGACCCAGCCGACTCGCTTTGCGTTTGTGGAGTTTACCGATACCGGCTCCGTGGCTAAGGCCTTGGCTTACAATGGTGTGATGTTCGCAGGAAGGCCACTTAA GATAAATCATTCCAATAATGCCATCGTCAAACCCCCTGCCAAAACTGCTGAAGTCGCTCAGAGAGAATTGGCCGAAACTATGAAGCAAGTTCGAGATGCACAAGCTCTTATTCAAAAAGCTATAGAACCAG AGgatttagaaaaagaaaaagaaaaagaggaaaagagaaagcGCAGTAAGTCACGTTCACGTAGTCGTCACCGCACCAGATCTCGATCTCGCTCACGTCGTCGAAGGTCCCGCTCACCGAGACGATCTTCTAGAAGATCCCGGTCTCGCGGTCGACGATCACGTTCCCGCACTCCTCCAAGAAGACGTTCGCGCACACCGCCAAGAAGACGATCACCGAGAAGATCTCCAAGACGTTCACCTCCGAGACGTAGGACAAGGTCTCGTACTCCACCAAGACGTAAGAAGAGTAGAGAACGATCACGCAGCAGAGACAGGCGATCAAGATCAAG GGACCGTCGTCATCGCTCCAAGACTCCACCTAAGAGTTATCGAGCATCCAGGACATCACGAAGTAGGAGCAG GAGTCCCCCACCAGTTCCAGCATCCCGCTCAAGACATCGTACCAAATCACTTTCTCGATCACGTTCCAAGTCGCCTTCTAAATCAAGATCGAGGTCAAGATCTGGATCTCCTAGAAGAAGCAA GCATAAGAAGGACAAGAAAGGGAGAGAGCATGAGAGAAGCAAAGACCGAGACAGCCGCAGCAGCAGGAAACACAAGAAGGACAGAGACAGGGATCGCGAACGAGACAGAGATCGTAGAAAGGATCGCAGCCGCGATCGAGGAAGAGATCGTAGTCGCGATAAAGATCGAGACGGCGAACATaaagaaaaagacaagaaaaatatcaaagtcAAGCGTGATTACGACGAGGAAGAGAAAGGTTATGATAGTGACAAGGTCAAGGGGTCAGGTTCATCTAGTGAGGGTGATGACGATAAGGGTGGGATGAAAATCCAGGTCGTAATGGGGGAAGGAAGTCACTCTGGTGGGACCGTAGACGTAGATACTAATGTTCAAGATATGGACATGGATGTGGAATCTGATTAG